A stretch of Myxococcus hansupus DNA encodes these proteins:
- the uvrB gene encoding excinuclease ABC subunit UvrB produces MPDFQLVSEHNPEGDQPRAIGELTQGVQRGDRYQTLLGVTGSGKTFTMANIIANVQRPTLVMAHNKTLAAQLYGEFKSLFPHNAVEYFVSYYDYYQPEAYVPSTDTFIEKDSSINDNIERMRHSATHSLRTRDDVIIVASVSCIYGLGAARSYVDLAVRAAVGEEMGRDTFMRKLVEAQYKRNDLDFHRGTFRARGDTVEVFPAYEEERAVRVSFFGDEVERVTEFDPLRGVTLGALEKIVIFPASHYVAEEDVRRRAIQTIRDELTEQLQTFKREGKLLEAQRLEQRAMFDLEMIEQVGYCSGIENYSRHFSGRSAGEPPPCLIDYFPRNLLVMLDESHQTVPQIGAMYRGDRARKETLVGFGFRLPSALDNRPLKFGEFEELVPQAIFVSATPAEYELQKSQGVVVEQIIRPTGLTDPEVEIRPVGNQVDDLLEEVRQRVTRQERVLVTTLTKRMAEDLTEYFADVGVRVRYLHSDIDAIERTAIIRDLRKGEFDVLVGINLLREGLDIPEVSLVAILDADKEGFLRSHVSLIQTIGRAARNVHGRVIMYADNVTDSMKKALEETTRRRDIQRQYNLEHGITPRSVKSNITDLSEHIAYDAGDAGALPMAAEGEDDVLQPKEIKRLIEEFTKEMLAAADEMQFEKAAEYRDRVQLLKDMDMGLKPASRSLLRAPAKAADAEPAKKKGRGRGGSGGGGRSTRARR; encoded by the coding sequence ATGCCGGACTTCCAACTCGTCAGCGAACACAATCCTGAAGGCGACCAGCCGCGGGCCATTGGCGAACTCACGCAGGGCGTCCAGCGGGGCGACCGCTATCAAACCCTCCTGGGGGTCACCGGTTCGGGCAAGACCTTCACGATGGCGAACATCATCGCCAACGTGCAGCGGCCCACGTTGGTGATGGCGCACAACAAGACGCTGGCCGCGCAGCTCTACGGCGAGTTCAAGTCGCTCTTCCCGCACAACGCCGTCGAGTACTTCGTTTCGTACTACGACTACTACCAGCCCGAGGCCTACGTCCCGTCGACGGACACCTTCATCGAGAAGGACTCGTCCATCAACGACAACATCGAGCGGATGCGCCACTCGGCCACCCACTCGCTGCGCACGCGGGACGACGTCATCATCGTGGCCAGCGTGTCGTGCATCTACGGCCTCGGCGCGGCCCGCAGCTACGTGGACCTGGCGGTGCGCGCAGCGGTGGGCGAGGAGATGGGCCGCGACACGTTCATGCGCAAGCTGGTGGAGGCCCAGTACAAGCGCAACGATTTGGACTTCCACCGCGGCACCTTCCGCGCCCGCGGTGACACCGTGGAGGTGTTCCCCGCGTACGAAGAGGAGCGCGCCGTGCGCGTCAGCTTCTTCGGCGACGAGGTGGAGCGTGTCACCGAGTTCGACCCGCTGCGTGGCGTGACGCTGGGCGCGCTGGAGAAAATCGTCATCTTCCCCGCCAGCCACTACGTGGCGGAAGAGGACGTGCGCCGCCGCGCCATCCAGACCATCCGCGACGAACTCACCGAGCAGCTTCAGACGTTCAAGCGCGAGGGCAAGCTGCTGGAGGCGCAGCGGCTGGAGCAGCGCGCCATGTTCGACCTGGAGATGATTGAGCAGGTCGGCTACTGCAGCGGCATCGAGAACTACTCCCGGCACTTCTCCGGGCGCTCCGCGGGCGAGCCGCCGCCGTGTCTCATCGACTACTTCCCGCGCAACCTGCTGGTGATGCTCGACGAGAGCCACCAGACAGTGCCGCAGATTGGCGCCATGTACCGGGGCGACCGCGCGCGCAAGGAGACGCTGGTGGGCTTTGGCTTCCGCCTTCCCAGCGCGCTGGACAACCGCCCGCTCAAGTTCGGGGAGTTCGAGGAGCTGGTGCCCCAGGCCATCTTTGTCTCCGCGACGCCCGCGGAGTACGAGCTGCAGAAGTCGCAGGGCGTGGTGGTGGAGCAGATCATCCGGCCCACGGGCCTGACGGACCCGGAGGTGGAGATTCGCCCCGTGGGCAATCAGGTGGACGACCTGCTGGAGGAGGTGCGCCAGCGCGTCACGCGCCAGGAGCGCGTCCTGGTGACGACGCTCACCAAGCGCATGGCGGAGGACCTCACGGAGTACTTCGCCGACGTGGGCGTGCGCGTGCGTTACCTGCACTCGGACATCGACGCGATTGAGCGCACCGCCATCATCCGGGACTTGCGCAAGGGCGAGTTCGACGTGCTGGTGGGCATCAACCTGCTGCGCGAGGGCCTGGACATCCCCGAGGTGTCGCTGGTGGCCATCCTCGACGCGGACAAGGAAGGCTTCCTGCGCAGCCACGTCTCCCTCATCCAGACGATTGGCCGTGCGGCCCGCAACGTCCACGGCCGCGTCATCATGTACGCCGACAACGTCACCGACTCGATGAAGAAGGCCTTGGAGGAGACGACGCGCCGCCGCGACATCCAGCGCCAGTACAACCTGGAGCACGGCATCACCCCGCGTTCGGTGAAGAGCAACATCACCGACCTGTCCGAGCACATCGCCTACGACGCGGGTGACGCGGGCGCCCTGCCCATGGCCGCCGAAGGCGAGGACGACGTCCTCCAGCCCAAGGAGATCAAGCGGCTCATTGAGGAGTTCACCAAGGAGATGCTCGCCGCCGCAGACGAGATGCAGTTCGAGAAGGCCGCCG
- a CDS encoding M28 family metallopeptidase, with the protein MMRSLPLLLALCSAPAFAQRVPLTTPAEKTASSVIAPEVLRAHVRFLAHDLLEGRGPGTRGDALGQAYIAAQFEALGLKPLGTDGTYFQPFDLVGVTSSAQDLSFKSAKDEVRLKFHQDFIAVSGVQAPESKLDASELVFVGYGIQAPEYQWDDFKGMDLRGKTLLILNSDPEDDPQLFAGKTRLWYGRWDYKYEQAAKMGAAGAIIIHTTPSAGYPWQVVQTSWTGEQFELPAAEGPRLQVKAWTTEAATRRVLQLAGKDLTALQAAAQKRDFQPVPLGTTLTTRLTNTVRRSPTANVLALLPGSDPKLSQEVVLYTAHHDHLGKKEGGKPGEDTIYNGALDNASGVAAMLNVAKAFAALPKAPRRSILFAAVAAEEQGLLGSQYLAEHPPVPHGRVAANLNIDGANIHGRTRDITVIGLGKSNLDATLTALAKTQGRVVKADQLSDRGFFYRSDQFSFAKRGIPAAYFGSGMDFIGKPEGWGKQQRELWESKHYHQPSDELRPEWDFSGAVEDVRLFFLLGAHVARSSDLPRWNKGDEFEAARLQSLEALKGQDTSK; encoded by the coding sequence ATGATGCGCTCGCTGCCCCTGCTCCTCGCCCTCTGCTCCGCTCCCGCGTTCGCGCAGCGCGTGCCGCTGACGACGCCCGCGGAGAAGACCGCCTCCAGCGTCATTGCTCCGGAGGTGCTGCGCGCGCACGTGCGCTTCCTCGCTCATGACTTGCTGGAAGGGCGTGGACCGGGGACACGCGGTGACGCGCTGGGGCAGGCATACATCGCCGCGCAGTTCGAGGCGCTCGGGCTCAAGCCCCTGGGCACGGACGGCACCTACTTCCAGCCTTTCGATCTGGTGGGTGTCACCAGCAGCGCCCAGGACTTGTCGTTCAAGTCGGCCAAGGACGAGGTGCGCCTGAAGTTCCACCAGGACTTCATCGCCGTGTCCGGCGTGCAGGCGCCCGAGTCGAAGTTGGACGCGTCCGAGCTTGTCTTCGTGGGCTACGGAATCCAGGCGCCCGAGTATCAATGGGACGACTTCAAGGGGATGGACCTGCGCGGCAAGACGCTGCTCATCCTCAACAGCGACCCGGAAGATGACCCGCAGCTCTTCGCGGGAAAGACGCGGCTCTGGTACGGCCGTTGGGATTACAAGTACGAGCAGGCCGCGAAGATGGGCGCGGCGGGCGCCATCATCATCCACACCACGCCCAGCGCGGGCTACCCGTGGCAGGTGGTGCAGACGTCGTGGACGGGCGAGCAGTTCGAGCTGCCCGCCGCGGAGGGCCCCCGTCTCCAGGTGAAGGCCTGGACGACCGAGGCGGCCACGCGCCGGGTGTTGCAGCTCGCGGGCAAGGACCTGACCGCGTTGCAGGCCGCCGCGCAGAAGCGGGACTTCCAGCCCGTGCCGCTCGGGACGACGTTGACGACGCGCCTGACGAACACGGTGCGCCGCAGCCCCACCGCCAACGTGCTGGCGCTGCTGCCCGGCAGCGACCCGAAGCTGTCCCAGGAAGTGGTGCTGTACACCGCGCACCATGACCACCTGGGCAAGAAGGAAGGTGGCAAGCCGGGCGAGGACACCATCTACAACGGCGCGCTCGACAACGCTTCTGGCGTGGCGGCCATGCTCAACGTCGCCAAGGCGTTCGCGGCCCTGCCCAAGGCGCCGCGCCGCTCCATCCTCTTCGCCGCCGTCGCCGCGGAGGAGCAGGGCCTGCTGGGCTCGCAATACCTGGCGGAACACCCGCCCGTGCCCCACGGCCGCGTCGCCGCGAACCTCAACATCGACGGCGCCAACATCCACGGCCGCACGCGCGACATCACCGTCATTGGCCTGGGCAAATCCAACCTGGACGCCACGCTCACCGCGCTGGCGAAGACGCAGGGCCGGGTGGTGAAGGCGGACCAGCTTTCCGACCGGGGCTTCTTCTACCGTTCGGACCAGTTCAGCTTCGCCAAGCGGGGGATTCCCGCCGCCTACTTCGGCAGCGGGATGGACTTCATTGGCAAGCCGGAGGGCTGGGGCAAGCAGCAGCGGGAGCTCTGGGAGTCGAAGCACTACCACCAGCCGTCGGACGAGCTGCGCCCGGAATGGGACTTCTCCGGCGCGGTGGAGGACGTGCGCCTGTTCTTCCTGCTGGGCGCCCACGTGGCCCGCAGCTCCGACCTGCCGCGTTGGAACAAGGGCGACGAGTTCGAGGCCGCCCGGCTGCAGTCCCTGGAGGCGCTGAAGGGACAGGACACTTCGAAGTAG
- the cysS gene encoding cysteine--tRNA ligase: MTPPAIRLFNTMTMQKELLQPAVPGEVGVYVCGPTVYSYIHIGNARTFTSFDVVVRYLRHRGLKVRYVRNFTDVDDKIIKAAAETGEAPVALAARFVELFREDAKALHLLEPDVAPRVSDHLPEIIAIIQKLVDKGHAYASQGDVYFSVSSDADYAKLSKRNLDDLCVGDRVQPGEQKREPLDFALWKAAKPGEPAWDSPWGPGRPGWHIECSAMSAKYLGETFDIHGGALDLIFPHHENEIAQSESANGVTFARYWMHCGFLDLEGAKMSKSLGNVVRLRDALTKVDPEALRFFFLSTHYRHPLAFSDKALADAEARMEYFYETLRKVDERVAGKDFGKGPLHGEPHRFFGEFESAMDDDFNSAGGLGSLSGLFGMMNELADKPPVKDKALMGRTLQALREDVRRVSGVLGLFEDAPDAWLLRRRERAVRERGIDVADVERLLGERTAARAAKDFAAADRVRSELKQKGVEIMDTPAGTTWKVAPVQG; the protein is encoded by the coding sequence GTGACCCCGCCCGCCATCCGGCTCTTCAACACGATGACCATGCAGAAGGAGCTGCTGCAGCCCGCTGTCCCGGGCGAAGTGGGGGTCTACGTCTGTGGTCCTACCGTCTACAGCTATATCCATATCGGGAATGCGCGCACCTTCACCTCCTTCGACGTGGTGGTCCGCTACCTCCGTCACCGGGGCCTGAAGGTCCGCTACGTCCGCAACTTCACGGACGTGGACGACAAAATCATCAAGGCCGCGGCGGAGACGGGCGAGGCGCCCGTGGCGCTGGCCGCGCGCTTCGTGGAGCTCTTCCGCGAGGACGCCAAGGCGCTGCACCTGTTGGAGCCGGACGTGGCGCCGCGCGTGAGCGACCACCTGCCGGAAATCATCGCCATCATCCAGAAGCTCGTGGACAAGGGCCACGCCTACGCGTCGCAGGGAGACGTGTACTTCTCGGTGAGCAGTGATGCGGACTACGCGAAGCTGTCCAAGCGCAACCTGGACGACTTGTGCGTGGGTGACCGCGTGCAGCCGGGAGAGCAGAAGCGCGAGCCGCTCGACTTCGCGCTGTGGAAGGCCGCCAAGCCCGGCGAGCCCGCGTGGGACAGCCCCTGGGGCCCGGGGCGGCCCGGCTGGCACATCGAGTGCTCCGCCATGAGCGCCAAGTACCTGGGTGAGACGTTCGACATCCACGGCGGCGCGCTGGACCTCATCTTCCCCCACCACGAAAACGAAATCGCGCAGAGCGAGTCCGCCAACGGCGTGACCTTCGCCCGGTACTGGATGCACTGCGGCTTCCTGGACCTGGAAGGCGCGAAGATGTCCAAGTCGCTGGGCAACGTGGTGCGCCTGCGCGACGCGCTGACCAAGGTGGACCCGGAGGCGCTGCGCTTCTTCTTCCTCTCCACGCACTACCGCCACCCGCTGGCCTTCTCCGACAAGGCGTTGGCGGACGCGGAAGCGCGCATGGAGTACTTCTACGAGACGCTCCGCAAGGTCGACGAGCGCGTGGCGGGCAAGGACTTCGGCAAGGGCCCGCTGCACGGCGAGCCCCATCGCTTCTTTGGCGAGTTCGAGTCCGCCATGGACGACGACTTCAACTCCGCGGGCGGCCTGGGTTCGCTGTCGGGGCTCTTCGGGATGATGAACGAGCTCGCGGACAAGCCGCCGGTGAAGGACAAGGCGCTGATGGGCCGGACGCTCCAGGCGTTGCGGGAGGACGTGCGCCGGGTGTCCGGCGTGCTGGGCCTCTTCGAGGACGCGCCGGACGCGTGGCTGCTGCGCCGCCGGGAGCGCGCCGTGCGTGAGCGCGGCATCGACGTGGCGGACGTGGAGCGCCTGCTGGGCGAGCGCACCGCGGCTCGCGCCGCCAAGGACTTCGCCGCCGCGGACCGGGTGCGAAGCGAGTTGAAGCAGAAGGGCGTGGAAATCATGGACACGCCCGCCGGCACGACGTGGAAGGTGGCGCCGGTCCAGGGTTGA
- a CDS encoding FHA domain-containing protein → MAPPNPKRPPRPPRPPGTQASQDSDVELPFDDDEVDPLQADDPRPQRVPQYPAGSRKSRRHGPGARGNHDRELASGFDTSHEYSDPGYAPAFLYVERGPGAGQLVPVKQGSLVMGRSSSSDLRLQHPSISRRHAHLTRRGDRFFLKDLSSQNGTFLNRHRIASEVELMPGDEISLGNALLRLRGHGGTPALGVPVASAAEAPRPRRGLSSLGVALAAAAVGSGVAALIALFSLRAAGDAEAPPSPNEGAAPLAAHGTPTSNPGGAGTAGTAAPDARAGVGATGVAAPQGAHGTGSRGAGAGTAPSAAGVNSEAKPGTNAVHSGAAPESSNTRSDREPSTSRDGSGTTPRTSQEPVTPTATGISALNVARGTTKQVRPVSVTTSERATTGRDASADIERQAPSRTADPGSSPRSRAPDARPRTQAPSSGDASATAPTGTGKETEVLRFYEAGNVTAAKELAQTENLTGLHEQLVRFETAAATARKAQAKGDLPEAIAQLSIALSVDDALAHGWSKHGPPLRKQLSRLHLQVGVDHVAAGRSTEARTAFEQALKHDTGNREAREHLARLSGASAP, encoded by the coding sequence ATGGCTCCACCGAACCCCAAGCGGCCGCCTCGGCCGCCCCGCCCGCCCGGTACGCAGGCGTCCCAGGATTCCGACGTGGAGCTGCCGTTCGACGACGACGAGGTCGACCCACTCCAAGCGGACGACCCTCGGCCCCAGCGCGTCCCTCAGTACCCCGCGGGCTCACGCAAGAGCCGGCGGCACGGGCCGGGCGCACGGGGCAACCACGACCGGGAGCTCGCTTCCGGCTTTGACACGTCTCACGAGTATTCGGACCCGGGCTATGCGCCCGCCTTCCTGTACGTCGAACGAGGTCCGGGCGCCGGGCAGCTCGTCCCCGTGAAACAGGGCTCGCTGGTGATGGGGCGCTCGTCCTCGTCGGACCTCCGGTTGCAGCATCCGTCCATCAGCCGGCGCCATGCGCACCTGACGCGGCGGGGGGACCGGTTCTTCCTGAAGGACCTCAGCAGTCAGAACGGCACCTTCCTCAACCGGCACCGCATCGCCTCGGAGGTCGAGCTGATGCCGGGGGATGAGATTTCCCTCGGCAATGCGCTGCTGCGCCTGCGGGGACATGGCGGTACGCCCGCGCTGGGCGTGCCCGTGGCCAGCGCCGCCGAGGCGCCGAGACCTCGCAGGGGATTGAGCTCCCTGGGCGTGGCCTTGGCGGCGGCGGCCGTCGGCTCGGGCGTGGCCGCGCTCATCGCCCTGTTCTCCCTGCGCGCGGCGGGTGACGCGGAGGCGCCGCCGTCCCCGAATGAAGGGGCGGCCCCGCTGGCGGCACATGGCACGCCGACCTCGAATCCGGGTGGAGCGGGAACAGCGGGCACGGCGGCCCCGGATGCGCGAGCGGGCGTCGGCGCGACGGGTGTGGCTGCGCCCCAAGGAGCCCATGGGACTGGCTCACGTGGGGCCGGCGCCGGTACAGCGCCAAGCGCCGCTGGGGTGAACTCCGAGGCAAAGCCGGGCACCAACGCCGTGCACTCCGGTGCGGCGCCCGAGTCGTCCAACACCAGGTCTGACCGCGAGCCCTCGACGTCCCGCGACGGCAGCGGGACGACGCCCCGAACCTCCCAGGAGCCGGTGACGCCCACGGCGACGGGCATCAGCGCGCTGAACGTCGCGAGGGGGACCACGAAACAGGTGCGTCCCGTCTCCGTCACCACGAGCGAACGCGCCACGACGGGCCGCGACGCTTCGGCGGACATCGAGCGACAGGCACCATCACGGACCGCCGACCCTGGCAGTTCTCCCCGGAGCCGTGCGCCCGACGCACGGCCACGCACGCAAGCCCCATCCTCGGGAGATGCGTCCGCCACGGCGCCGACCGGGACCGGAAAGGAAACCGAGGTCCTGCGCTTCTACGAAGCAGGAAACGTCACGGCCGCGAAGGAGTTGGCGCAGACGGAGAACCTGACCGGCCTGCATGAGCAGCTCGTCCGGTTCGAGACCGCCGCGGCCACGGCACGCAAGGCCCAGGCGAAGGGAGACCTCCCCGAGGCCATCGCCCAACTGTCGATCGCGCTCTCCGTGGACGACGCCCTTGCTCACGGCTGGAGCAAACACGGTCCGCCGCTGCGCAAGCAGTTGTCACGGCTGCACCTCCAAGTCGGCGTCGACCATGTCGCCGCGGGCCGGTCCACCGAGGCGCGCACCGCCTTCGAACAGGCCCTGAAGCACGACACGGGCAACCGCGAAGCGCGGGAGCACCTCGCCCGGCTCAGCGGCGCTTCAGCCCCCTGA
- a CDS encoding CarD family transcriptional regulator: MQTSFKTGDKAVYPGQGVGEVMGIEHTEVAGQRQSFYVLRILENGMRIMIPINKVGSVGLREIISEEDVKQVYSILREKDISVDSTTWNRRYREYMEKIKTGSVFEIAEVLRDLYLLKGDKDLSFGERKMLDTARSLLIKELSLAKDCTEEEIESDLKKIFNLA, translated from the coding sequence GTGCAGACCAGCTTCAAGACTGGTGACAAGGCGGTCTACCCGGGCCAGGGCGTCGGTGAGGTGATGGGTATCGAACACACCGAGGTGGCCGGGCAGCGCCAGTCCTTCTACGTGCTGCGCATCCTGGAGAACGGAATGCGGATCATGATCCCGATCAACAAGGTCGGGTCGGTCGGTCTCCGGGAGATCATCAGCGAGGAGGACGTCAAGCAGGTCTACTCCATCCTGAGGGAGAAGGACATCTCCGTTGACTCCACGACGTGGAACCGTCGTTACCGGGAGTACATGGAGAAGATCAAGACGGGCTCGGTGTTCGAAATCGCCGAGGTGCTCCGCGACCTGTACCTCCTGAAGGGCGACAAGGACCTGTCCTTCGGTGAGCGCAAGATGCTGGACACGGCTCGCTCGCTGCTCATCAAGGAGCTGTCGCTGGCCAAGGACTGCACCGAGGAAGAGATCGAGTCGGACCTGAAGAAGATCTTCAACCTGGCCTGA